In a genomic window of Deltaproteobacteria bacterium HGW-Deltaproteobacteria-6:
- a CDS encoding enoyl-CoA hydratase translates to MEYKNIIVSTKDFVTTIVLNRPPMNSVNLGIREELFNAVNEIEKSRDTRAVIITGAGEKGFSAGMDVSDIANITKGP, encoded by the coding sequence ATGGAATACAAAAACATTATTGTATCAACGAAAGACTTTGTGACGACCATTGTTTTGAATCGTCCGCCGATGAACTCCGTGAATCTGGGAATCCGGGAGGAACTTTTTAACGCCGTGAACGAAATCGAAAAAAGCAGGGATACCCGCGCGGTCATCATCACGGGAGCAGGTGAAAAGGGTTTTTCCGCGGGCATGGATGTTTCCGATATCGCCAACATCACCAAGGGACC